One segment of Cydia amplana chromosome 16, ilCydAmpl1.1, whole genome shotgun sequence DNA contains the following:
- the LOC134655260 gene encoding uncharacterized protein LOC134655260: MCWRQVSKLQKTVLIVLFYFTVYVLVSYSLSPDTNFAFVSDDLRVGDKYALIYLVSPRSPVFADAEGANVFKSRRCGQCFITNNRGFLPMSEYDAILVLGDRSLLYETSAFMDPGKRFLIETSRKCVNEKLRGCNWEPRITSFGDNKPYDLCSLCEHLHRKRLKPNS; this comes from the coding sequence ATGTGCTGGCGCCAGGTCTCAAAACTACAAAAGACTGTGCTCATAGTGCTTTTCTACTTTACCGTGTACGTTCTAGTGTCGTATTCCTTGTCGCCGGACACTAATTTTGCGTTCGTAAGCGACGATTTGCGAGTCGGGGATAAATATGCGTTGATTTATCTGGTTTCGCCTCGGAGTCCCGTTTTTGCTGACGCGGAGGGAGCGAATGTTTTCAAGAGTCGCCGCTGCGGACAGTGTTTCATCACCAACAACAGGGGGTTTTTGCCGATGAGCGAGTACGATGCCATACTTGTGCTCGGAGACCGCAGCTTGCTGTACGAGACCTCGGCTTTCATGGATCCTGGGAAGAGGTTTTTGATAGAGACGAGCAGAAAATGCGTTAATGAGAAGCTGCGAGGATGCAACTGGGAACCTAGGATCACCTCGTTCGGAGACAACAAGCCGTATGACCTGTGCAGTCTCTGCGAACATCTACATAGAAAGCGCCTTAAACCAAACAGTTAG